Within Inmirania thermothiophila, the genomic segment CCGATCCCCGCTTCTCCCGGCACGTGGAGGACGAGATGCGCCCGGTGGTGCGTCTGTTCACCCCCCTCTTCTTCGTCGTGGTGGGGCTCGAGCTGGACCTGCGTGCCGTCCCCTGGGGGGATCCGACGATCTGGGGCCTGACCGCGGCCCTCCTCGCCGTCGCCGTGACCGGCAAGCTCGCCGCCGGCCTCTTCGCGGGCGGCGACCTGCGGCGACGGCTCGTGGTGGGGACGGCGATGGTTCCGCGCGGCGAGGTGGGGCTGGTCTTCGCCGAGCTGGGGCGCGTGCACGGCCTGCTCGGCGCAGACCACTACGCCGCCCTCGTCCTCGTGATCGCGGCCACCACCCTCGCCGCCCCCCTGGCCCTGCGGCGGCTGCTGCAGAAGGTCCGCGGCGGGGACTGAGCGGGGCGCTTGCGGGCGGCGCGGCCCGGGCGGACAATGCGCGCCGCGTGCGCAGCGGAGGGACGGTGGTGGGGGCCATCGTGGACGTGGTGGTGCCGGGAATGCCCGACTGCTGGGAAAGCTGCGGCAACTGCGCCGCCGACGCCCTGGAGGTGGCCGAGATCCTCGTCGCCCCGGGCCAGCGCGTGGAGGCCTGGGAACCGGTGGTGGTGCTGGAGGCGGAGAAGACCGCCTACGACATCCCGACCCCGGATCCCGGAGTGGTCCGCGAGATCCTGGTGCGGCCCGGCGAGCGCGTGACCGTGGGTGCGCCGCTGCTGCGCCTGGAGCGCGACTGATTCCCGCAGGCACAAAAAGGGACCGCCGGCCTGCGGGCCGGCGGTCCCTCGGGGCGCGGCCGCGCCGTCGAGGGCGCGGCCGGCTCCGGGCGGCTCAGAACGCCCGGCGGGCGGGACGGCCGCCGCCGGCGCGGGGGCGCGCCTGGTTCACCTTGATGGTCCTGCCCTGGTAGGAGGTCTCGTTCAGGGCCTTGATGGCCTGATCGGCCTCGGCGTTGTTGGGCATCTCGACGAAGCCGAAGCCCTTGGACTCGCCGGTGTAGCGGTCGGTGATGAGGCTGACGCTCTCCACCTCGCCGTAGGCGTTGAAGGTCTCCCGAAGCTGATCCTCGGTGGTGCTATAGGGCAGGTTGCCGACATACAGTTTCATGCGATCTCTCTTTCTCGCGGGCTGCTTGATCCGGTGATCCCGGCGGCCAGCCCTCGAACCGGCCGGGACGATTCGCCCCTGGGCGGGGCCCTTGCTCGAGGCGCGGGGGCTTTCGTCGGCCGGCACCGCCTGCGGCGGCGCGGGAGATACGGAAGGTCGCGTCAAGAGGCAAGGCGGACTGTACAGGAAAGGACGCCGCCTTGCACGAACTTTCTTCAGGCCCCCTCGCCGAACAGCCGGTCGAGGGTCTTGGCGAGCCAGCCCTTCTCGATCTGGCCCTGCTCGAGGCTCGCCCGCACCCAGGGGGCGTACTTGTGGTCCTCCACCTGGATGTGGCGCAGCAGCCACGTGCGCAGCTCCGCCCGCACCTCGGCGGCCACGTCCTCGCCGCGCTGGAAGCGCTCGCGCCAGTCGCGCACCTCCTGCTGAAAGTGCTCGTGCAGCGCCCTATGCTCCTCGAAGGCCGGATAGCGGGCGCGCGCCATGAGGCGCTCCTCGAAGCTGAAGTGGGTCAGCGTGTAGTCGACGAGATCGTGGAGCGTGGCCGCGATGGCGGCACCGTCACCGGCGCCGATGGCATCGCCCAGCTCGTTGATGTAGTCGACGATGCGCCGGTGCTGCGCGTCGATCTCGGCGATCCCCGTATCCAGTGCCGGGTCCCAGATCCAGTGTCCGTCCTCGCCCGTCATCGCCTGCCTCGCCTGAGTCACCCCACTGCGGCGTCAACATAGCACTTTTCGCCACCGGGCCGCATCGCCCATCGGGAGGGGGCAGGTGCCCGCCGGGACGGGCTACCATAGGGCGCCGGCCGTCAGAGAGGGATGCGGATGGCCAGACCGCGCATCGATCCCTTCCTTGCTGCCGTCGCCGAGCAGCTCGAAGAAGGGCTGGTGCTCTCCGGTGCGACGGATGGAACGCGTGCTCGGCGAGAGCACGGACGGCCCCATCTCCCGCGACCCGCAGATGCTGGCTCTGCTTCGCCGCATCGAACAGGTCGCGCCCACCGAGGCCACGGTGCTGCTGGAGGGGGAGTCCGGCACCGGCAAGGGGGTGATCGCCCGGCTCATCCACACCCGCAGCCGGCGCAAACGCGGCCCGTTCGTCGCGGTTAACTGCGCCGCCATCCCGGAGACCCTCATCGAGGCGGAGCTCTTCGGTCACGTCAGGGGGGCCTTCACCGGCGCCGTCACCGACCGTGAGGGCCGCTTCGCCGCGGCCGAAGGCGGCACCCTGTTCCTCGACGAGATCGGCGAGCTGCCGCTCCATCTCCAGGCCAAGCTGCTCAAGGTCCTGCAGGATCGCACCTACGAGCCGGTGGGATCGAGCCACAGCCGCAGCAGCGACGCCCGCGTGATCTGCGCCACGAACCTCGACCTGCGAGAGGCGGTGCGCCGGGGCCGCTTTCGCGCCGACCTCTACTACCGCATCAGCGTCATCCCCCTCACCCTTCCGCCCCTGCGCGAGCGCAAGGGCGATATTCCGCTGCTCATCGAGCATTTCACCCGCCGCCTCGCCGCCCGGGGCTACACCCCGGCGCGGTTCACCGCCCCGGCGCTGCGCCGGATGTTGGACTACCCGTGGCCGGGCAACATCCGCGAGCTGGAGAACGCCGTCGAACACGCCCTGATCTGCGCCGACGGCGGCGAGGTGACCCCGGAGGACCTGCCGCAGAATCTGCGCACCCCCATGCCCGCGGCCTCCACCCCCGCACCCCCCCGGCCCGCCGCCGACCCCGAGGCGGAGCGG encodes:
- a CDS encoding lipoyl domain-containing protein gives rise to the protein MRSGGTVVGAIVDVVVPGMPDCWESCGNCAADALEVAEILVAPGQRVEAWEPVVVLEAEKTAYDIPTPDPGVVREILVRPGERVTVGAPLLRLERD
- a CDS encoding RNA recognition motif domain-containing protein yields the protein MKLYVGNLPYSTTEDQLRETFNAYGEVESVSLITDRYTGESKGFGFVEMPNNAEADQAIKALNETSYQGRTIKVNQARPRAGGGRPARRAF
- a CDS encoding bacteriohemerythrin: MTGEDGHWIWDPALDTGIAEIDAQHRRIVDYINELGDAIGAGDGAAIAATLHDLVDYTLTHFSFEERLMARARYPAFEEHRALHEHFQQEVRDWRERFQRGEDVAAEVRAELRTWLLRHIQVEDHKYAPWVRASLEQGQIEKGWLAKTLDRLFGEGA
- a CDS encoding sigma-54 interaction domain-containing protein, with the translated sequence MERVLGESTDGPISRDPQMLALLRRIEQVAPTEATVLLEGESGTGKGVIARLIHTRSRRKRGPFVAVNCAAIPETLIEAELFGHVRGAFTGAVTDREGRFAAAEGGTLFLDEIGELPLHLQAKLLKVLQDRTYEPVGSSHSRSSDARVICATNLDLREAVRRGRFRADLYYRISVIPLTLPPLRERKGDIPLLIEHFTRRLAARGYTPARFTAPALRRMLDYPWPGNIRELENAVEHALICADGGEVTPEDLPQNLRTPMPAASTPAPPRPAADPEAERRRILEALHRCRGRRAEAARLLGIDRTTLWRRMRRLGLR